The following are encoded together in the Myxococcota bacterium genome:
- a CDS encoding DUF4147 domain-containing protein yields MSARDALRDFHRAALDAVHAGRALERALAARDPGPGPFVLLAAGKAACAMAEAALRRLGPRIARGRVTTKDGHARALSGLVVREAAHPLPDARSESAGREALALAGSLAGAEELLVLISGGASALWCVPAEGLSLADKRAASEALLRSPADIHELNTVRRHLSALKGGGLARAAHGRRIHAYAVSDVRGDAPHEIGSGPVSADPSSARQALAVLDRHSVRVPDAVRRRLLTQGGPAGGAELSSVSFEVVASLDAALEAARRAAEAHGLRVCVLREGLYGEVEAVARGLAAQARAHAGALVIAGGEPTVRVRGAGQGGRAQELALRLALELTGSEFVALCAGSDGSDGATPAAGGFSDSSTLRRAAALGRPVAAALAQSDSHGLLKALGDLCVTGPTDTNVTDLAFVQVTA; encoded by the coding sequence TTCCACCGCGCGGCGCTCGACGCCGTGCACGCCGGCCGGGCGCTCGAGCGCGCGCTGGCCGCACGAGACCCGGGCCCCGGTCCGTTCGTGCTGCTCGCCGCGGGCAAGGCGGCGTGCGCCATGGCCGAGGCCGCGCTGCGCCGGCTCGGCCCGCGCATCGCGCGCGGCAGGGTGACCACCAAGGACGGCCACGCGCGGGCGCTCTCGGGTCTGGTCGTGCGCGAAGCGGCGCATCCGCTGCCCGACGCGCGCAGTGAGTCCGCCGGGCGCGAGGCGCTGGCGCTGGCCGGGTCACTCGCGGGCGCGGAGGAGCTGCTCGTGCTGATCTCGGGCGGGGCGTCGGCCTTGTGGTGCGTGCCGGCCGAAGGTCTCTCGCTCGCCGACAAACGCGCGGCGAGCGAGGCGCTGCTGCGCAGCCCGGCCGACATCCACGAGCTCAACACCGTGCGGCGCCACCTGTCGGCGCTGAAGGGCGGCGGTCTCGCGCGCGCTGCGCACGGGCGCCGGATCCACGCGTACGCGGTGTCCGACGTGCGCGGCGACGCCCCGCACGAAATCGGCTCGGGGCCGGTGAGTGCCGACCCGAGCAGCGCACGCCAGGCGCTCGCCGTGCTCGACCGTCACTCCGTGCGCGTGCCGGACGCGGTGCGCAGACGGCTCCTCACGCAAGGCGGGCCTGCCGGCGGCGCAGAGCTCTCGTCCGTCTCCTTCGAGGTCGTGGCCTCGCTCGACGCCGCGCTCGAGGCTGCGCGGCGCGCGGCCGAGGCTCACGGACTGCGCGTGTGCGTGCTGCGGGAGGGGCTCTACGGCGAGGTCGAGGCGGTGGCGCGCGGGCTCGCGGCCCAGGCGCGCGCGCACGCGGGTGCGCTCGTGATCGCCGGCGGCGAGCCCACGGTGCGCGTGCGCGGCGCGGGACAGGGCGGCCGCGCACAGGAGCTCGCGCTGCGGCTCGCGCTCGAGCTCACCGGCAGCGAGTTCGTGGCGCTGTGCGCCGGCAGCGACGGCAGCGACGGCGCGACGCCCGCCGCGGGCGGCTTCAGTGACTCGAGCACGCTGCGCCGGGCCGCGGCGCTCGGCCGGCCGGTCGCGGCCGCGCTCGCGCAGAGTGACTCGCACGGCCTGCTGAAGGCGCTGGGCGACCTGTGCGTCACCGGACCCACCGACACCAACGTGACCGACCTCGCCTTCGTGCAGGTGACGGCTTGA